The following are from one region of the Paramicrobacterium humi genome:
- a CDS encoding citrate synthase, with translation MGDVGQQTGDEAHKATLTFPGGTAEFPILASTSGASSFDISTLTKQTGHTTLDYGFVNTASTKSRITYIDGDQGILRYRGYPIEQLAANSTYLEVAWLLIHGELPTADELAEFDERVRRHTLLHEDLKHFFSALPHTAHPMSVLSSALSALSTYYENGQDPKDPEQVEMTTIRLLAKLPVIAAYAHKKSQGQAFLYPDNSLSFVDNFLRLNFGNLAEQYEVNPVLSQALERLLILHEDHEQNASTSTVRLVGSTGANLYASISAGINALSGPLHGGANEAVLEMLGRIQESGEGVARFVERVKNKEDGVKLMGFGHRVYKNYDPRAKIVKESATAVLDSLGIEDPLLDLAQELEQIALEDDYFKERRLYPNVDFYTGVIYKAMGFPTRMFTVLFAIGRLPGWIAHWREMNQDPQTKIGRPHQLYIGEGEREFPQR, from the coding sequence GTGGGCGACGTCGGACAGCAGACGGGTGACGAGGCACACAAGGCGACGCTAACGTTCCCGGGAGGAACGGCCGAGTTCCCGATCCTCGCCTCGACGAGCGGAGCCTCGAGCTTCGACATCTCGACGCTCACGAAGCAGACGGGTCACACGACCCTTGACTACGGCTTCGTCAACACCGCTTCCACGAAGTCGCGCATCACCTACATCGACGGCGACCAGGGCATTCTGCGCTACCGCGGCTACCCGATCGAGCAGCTCGCCGCGAACTCCACCTACCTCGAGGTCGCGTGGCTCCTCATCCACGGCGAGCTGCCGACGGCGGACGAGCTCGCCGAGTTCGACGAGCGCGTGCGCCGCCACACGCTGCTGCACGAAGACCTCAAGCACTTCTTCTCCGCCCTGCCGCACACCGCGCACCCCATGTCGGTGCTCTCGAGTGCGCTGTCGGCGCTCTCGACCTACTACGAGAACGGGCAGGACCCGAAGGACCCGGAGCAGGTCGAGATGACGACGATCCGGCTGCTCGCGAAGCTTCCCGTCATCGCGGCGTACGCGCACAAGAAGTCGCAGGGGCAGGCGTTCCTGTACCCCGACAACTCGCTGAGCTTCGTCGACAACTTCCTCCGCCTCAACTTCGGCAACCTCGCCGAGCAGTACGAGGTCAACCCGGTTCTCTCGCAGGCCCTCGAGCGCCTGCTCATCCTGCACGAGGACCACGAGCAGAACGCGTCGACCTCGACCGTTCGGCTCGTCGGATCGACGGGAGCGAACCTCTACGCGTCGATCTCGGCGGGCATCAACGCCCTCTCGGGCCCCCTGCACGGCGGCGCCAACGAGGCCGTGCTCGAGATGCTCGGTCGCATCCAGGAGTCGGGTGAGGGCGTCGCGCGTTTCGTCGAGCGGGTGAAGAACAAGGAAGACGGCGTGAAGCTCATGGGCTTCGGGCACCGCGTCTACAAGAACTACGACCCGCGCGCGAAGATCGTGAAGGAGTCGGCGACCGCCGTGCTCGACTCGCTCGGCATTGAGGACCCGCTTCTCGACCTCGCGCAGGAGCTCGAGCAGATCGCGCTCGAGGACGACTACTTCAAGGAACGTCGGCTGTATCCGAACGTCGACTTCTACACGGGCGTCATCTACAAGGCCATGGGCTTCCCGACGCGCATGTTCACGGTGCTGTTCGCGATCGGTCGCCTGCCGGGCTGGATCGCGCACTGGCGTGAGATGAACCAGGACCCGCAGACGAAGATCGGTCGCCCGCACCAGCTGTACATCGGCGAGGGTGAGCGGGAGTTCCCGCAGCGCTGA
- a CDS encoding AzlC family ABC transporter permease — translation MTDEVPLSRHPAVRQGLAVGAATAAYGVSFGALSVASGLDIWQTCVLSLFMFTGGSQFALVGVLASGGTASGPAAIASAALLGVRNAAYGMRMKTVVGGGLWRSVAAAWVTIDESTAVALAQHDASSRRIGFWATGLAVFIGWNITTLLGALIGDVLGDTRAYGLDAAAAAAFLALLWPRLTRLQPVAVAVGAAVVAACTTPVLPAGLPVILAAVVAIVVGAFNWFSHAGEKPA, via the coding sequence GTGACAGACGAGGTTCCGCTCTCACGACACCCTGCCGTGCGGCAGGGGCTCGCCGTCGGCGCCGCCACGGCGGCATACGGCGTCTCGTTCGGCGCCCTGTCCGTGGCATCCGGCCTTGACATCTGGCAGACCTGCGTCCTGAGCCTGTTCATGTTCACGGGCGGCTCGCAGTTCGCTCTCGTCGGCGTGCTCGCCTCCGGCGGCACGGCCTCTGGACCCGCGGCGATCGCGAGCGCCGCGCTGCTCGGCGTGCGCAACGCCGCTTACGGGATGCGCATGAAGACCGTCGTCGGCGGGGGACTCTGGCGCTCCGTCGCCGCCGCGTGGGTCACGATCGACGAGTCGACCGCTGTCGCGCTCGCGCAGCACGATGCGAGCTCGCGCCGCATCGGCTTCTGGGCGACGGGTCTGGCCGTGTTCATCGGCTGGAACATCACGACGCTTCTCGGCGCCCTCATCGGCGACGTTCTCGGCGACACTCGCGCGTACGGGCTCGACGCCGCCGCCGCTGCCGCCTTCCTTGCGCTGCTGTGGCCGCGGCTCACCCGGCTGCAGCCCGTCGCCGTCGCTGTCGGAGCCGCTGTCGTCGCCGCGTGCACGACGCCCGTGCTGCCCGCCGGGCTCCCCGTCATCCTCGCCGCCGTCGTCGCCATCGTCGTCGGCGCGTTCAACTGGTTCTCGCACGCGGGGGAGAAGCCCGCATGA
- a CDS encoding AzlD domain-containing protein, producing the protein MTLWHIVLAASIACVALKLAGYAIPPRLLEAPIVSRIVELTTVAMLAALIAVQSLGAGEGIVVDARLPALGVAAVLLLLRAPFLVVVVGAAVAAALLRLAGMP; encoded by the coding sequence ATGACTCTGTGGCACATCGTGCTCGCGGCATCCATCGCCTGCGTCGCCCTCAAGCTCGCCGGATACGCGATCCCACCGCGGCTGCTCGAGGCGCCCATCGTCTCGCGCATCGTCGAGCTCACGACTGTGGCGATGCTCGCGGCGCTCATCGCCGTTCAGTCGCTCGGCGCAGGGGAAGGGATCGTCGTGGACGCCCGGCTGCCGGCGCTCGGCGTGGCGGCCGTGCTGCTCCTGCTGCGGGCGCCGTTCCTCGTTGTCGTGGTCGGAGCGGCGGTCGCGGCCGCGCTCTTGCGGCTTGCCGGGATGCCCTGA
- the dapC gene encoding succinyldiaminopimelate transaminase — MPRLDLPEYPWDTMVPYRERAARHPGGVVDLSIGSPVDPTPELVREALAKATDAHAYPATIGTPELRGAIVAWFARRRGVPGLEERNVLPTIGSKELVALLPFLLGLGAGDVVVHPRAAYPSYAIGAAMCGAEAFASDDPAQWPEATKLVWLNSPGNPDGRVLDVDQLRAAVARARELGAVIVNDECYAELGWSGPWADEAVPCILDPRVIGDDRRNVLASYSLSKQSNMAGYRAAFVAGCGALIAQLTNVRKHAGLMLPAPLQHAMAVALGDDTHVAAQKQRYRERREQLVPAVEAAGFRIDDSEAGLYLWITEGVDAWETIGRLADLGIVAGPGHFYGDFFPTHVRLSLTASDERIAEAARRLAASAVPDLQSQT, encoded by the coding sequence GTGCCGCGGCTCGACCTGCCCGAGTACCCCTGGGACACGATGGTCCCGTACCGGGAGCGCGCAGCGCGGCACCCCGGCGGCGTCGTCGACCTGTCGATCGGCTCGCCCGTCGATCCGACGCCGGAACTCGTGCGCGAGGCGCTCGCCAAGGCAACGGACGCGCACGCGTATCCGGCGACGATCGGCACGCCGGAGCTGCGGGGAGCGATCGTCGCGTGGTTCGCGCGGCGCCGCGGCGTCCCGGGACTCGAGGAGAGGAACGTGCTGCCGACGATCGGCTCGAAGGAGCTCGTCGCGCTTCTGCCGTTCCTGCTCGGACTCGGCGCGGGCGACGTCGTCGTCCACCCGCGCGCCGCCTACCCGAGCTACGCGATCGGCGCGGCCATGTGCGGTGCCGAGGCGTTCGCCTCGGACGACCCGGCGCAGTGGCCCGAGGCGACGAAGCTCGTGTGGCTCAACTCCCCTGGAAACCCGGACGGCCGCGTTCTCGACGTCGATCAGCTGCGTGCGGCCGTCGCCCGCGCGCGTGAGCTCGGGGCGGTCATCGTCAACGACGAGTGCTACGCCGAGCTCGGCTGGAGCGGGCCGTGGGCCGACGAGGCCGTCCCGTGCATCCTCGACCCGCGCGTGATCGGCGACGACCGCCGCAACGTTCTCGCGAGCTACTCGCTCAGCAAGCAGTCGAACATGGCCGGCTACCGTGCCGCGTTCGTCGCGGGCTGCGGCGCGCTCATCGCCCAGCTCACGAACGTGCGTAAGCACGCGGGGCTCATGCTGCCGGCGCCGCTTCAGCACGCCATGGCGGTCGCGCTCGGCGACGACACGCACGTGGCGGCGCAGAAGCAGCGCTACCGCGAGCGTCGCGAGCAGCTCGTCCCCGCCGTCGAGGCGGCCGGATTCCGCATCGACGACAGCGAGGCGGGGCTCTACCTGTGGATCACGGAGGGCGTGGACGCGTGGGAGACGATCGGGCGGCTCGCGGATCTCGGCATCGTCGCGGGACCCGGGCACTTCTACGGCGATTTCTTCCCGACCCATGTGCGGCTCTCGCTCACGGCGAGCGACGAGCGCATCGCCGAGGCGGCGCGGCGGCTCGCGGCATCCGCTGTGCCCGATCTCCAAAGCCAGACGTGA
- the dapD gene encoding 2,3,4,5-tetrahydropyridine-2,6-dicarboxylate N-succinyltransferase has product MTSASSPTSSAPESAWGYGLATIASDGTVLDTWFPSPQLGSLPAGREKWIAPAELEQLAVPDERRAVTVDVVTVESDLTQPITSTSDAYLRLHLLSHLLVAPNTISLDGIFGHLSTVVWTNAGPVLPADYDRLRPTLMRQGIQAVSIDKFPRMTDYVSVAERVRVADASRVRLGAHLAPGTTVMHEGFVNYNAGTLGASMVEGRISQGVVVGDGSDIGGGASIMGTLSGGGTQRISIGQRALLGANSGIGISIGDDSVVEAGLYVTAGTKVSVVDPQATVSRSVKAVELSGVAGLLFRRNSVTGAVEVLPRSGSGVLLNEALHA; this is encoded by the coding sequence ATGACCTCCGCTTCTTCCCCGACGTCGTCCGCGCCCGAATCCGCGTGGGGCTACGGCCTCGCGACGATCGCGAGCGACGGCACCGTTCTCGACACCTGGTTCCCCTCCCCCCAGCTCGGCTCGCTTCCGGCCGGACGGGAGAAGTGGATCGCTCCCGCCGAGCTCGAGCAGCTCGCGGTGCCGGACGAGCGGCGCGCGGTCACCGTCGATGTCGTCACTGTGGAGTCCGACCTCACGCAGCCGATCACGAGCACGTCCGACGCGTACTTGCGGCTGCACCTGCTGTCGCACCTTCTGGTCGCGCCGAACACGATCTCGCTCGACGGCATCTTCGGCCACTTGTCCACCGTCGTGTGGACGAACGCGGGCCCCGTGCTGCCCGCCGACTACGACCGGCTGCGCCCCACGCTCATGCGGCAGGGCATCCAGGCGGTGAGCATCGACAAGTTCCCGCGGATGACCGACTACGTGAGCGTCGCCGAGCGCGTGCGCGTCGCCGACGCGTCCCGTGTGCGGCTCGGCGCGCACCTCGCGCCCGGCACGACCGTGATGCACGAGGGCTTCGTGAACTACAACGCGGGCACGCTCGGCGCCTCGATGGTCGAGGGCCGCATCTCGCAGGGCGTCGTGGTGGGCGACGGCAGCGACATCGGCGGCGGCGCGTCGATCATGGGCACGCTCTCGGGCGGCGGAACGCAGCGCATCTCGATCGGGCAGCGCGCCCTGCTCGGCGCGAACTCCGGCATCGGCATCTCGATCGGCGACGACAGCGTCGTCGAGGCGGGGCTCTACGTCACGGCGGGCACGAAGGTGAGTGTCGTCGACCCGCAGGCGACCGTGTCGCGTAGTGTGAAGGCAGTCGAGCTGAGCGGAGTCGCGGGGCTGCTGTTCCGGCGCAACTCGGTCACGGGCGCTGTGGAGGTTCTGCCGCGTTCGGGGTCGGGCGTTCTGCTCAACGAAGCCCTGCACGCCTAG
- the efeU gene encoding iron uptake transporter permease EfeU yields the protein MLANYLIGLREGLEAALIVGIIIAYVVKLGRRDLLPRIWLGVGLSVAIALAAGAVLTFGAYGLSFQAQEAIGGILSLVAVGFVTWMIFWMGKAGKDLSRNLRSGVDRALEGAGWGLVVLAVLSVGREGLETALFVWATVGPGHDGSAALLGAVLGLATAVVIEVLIYAGLVRINLSRFFTWTGYALMVVAAGVLLYGIGDLQEAALLPGQHAIAWDISHIVPPTSWYGTVLGATVNFTPTPNWLQLAGWAAYLAVTVPLYVRATRHPRPAPSPALVKETA from the coding sequence GTGCTCGCTAACTACCTCATCGGTCTGCGCGAGGGCCTCGAGGCGGCGCTCATCGTCGGCATCATCATCGCCTACGTCGTCAAGCTGGGCCGGCGCGACCTGCTCCCCCGCATCTGGCTCGGCGTCGGCCTCTCCGTCGCGATCGCCCTCGCGGCCGGTGCGGTGCTTACCTTCGGCGCGTACGGGCTGAGCTTCCAGGCGCAAGAGGCCATCGGCGGCATCCTGTCGCTCGTCGCGGTCGGCTTCGTGACCTGGATGATCTTCTGGATGGGAAAGGCGGGCAAGGACCTCTCCCGCAACCTGCGTTCGGGAGTGGACCGCGCGCTCGAGGGCGCCGGCTGGGGACTCGTCGTGCTCGCGGTGCTGAGCGTCGGCCGGGAAGGCCTCGAGACGGCCCTGTTCGTGTGGGCGACGGTCGGCCCGGGCCACGACGGGAGCGCCGCGCTCCTCGGCGCCGTGCTCGGCCTCGCGACGGCCGTCGTCATCGAGGTGCTCATCTACGCCGGACTCGTGCGCATCAACCTGTCGCGGTTCTTCACCTGGACGGGCTACGCGCTCATGGTCGTCGCGGCGGGAGTGCTCCTCTACGGCATCGGCGACCTGCAGGAGGCGGCGCTGCTTCCGGGCCAGCACGCGATCGCCTGGGACATCTCGCACATCGTCCCGCCGACGAGCTGGTACGGCACTGTGCTCGGCGCGACCGTCAACTTCACGCCCACCCCGAACTGGCTCCAGCTCGCCGGCTGGGCCGCGTACCTCGCCGTCACCGTCCCGCTGTACGTGCGCGCGACGCGGCATCCGCGTCCGGCGCCCTCCCCCGCCCTCGTGAAAGAGACTGCATGA
- the efeB gene encoding iron uptake transporter deferrochelatase/peroxidase subunit, producing MRENDEHSRRGLSRRGLFGVAGLAAGGLAVGGAAGAAAGATLASTDANARYPFYGAHQSGIVTPAQDRLHFAAFDIAASCDRAGLISLLTDWSDAAARMTAGEDVGQDGATGGPLQAPPEDTGEALGLPASALTITIGFGPSLFTDADGADRFGIADRRPSALVDLPHFSGDILDPAISGGDVCIQACADDPQVAVHAIRNLSRIAFGRAALRWSQLGFGRTSSTSTSQQTPRNLFGFKDGTANVKAENGDDVQTAVWADAADGTEWMAGGSYLVTRKIRMIIETWDRASLGEQQRIIGRTKGEGAPLSGGTEFTEPDFDRTVDGAPAIDPHSHVHLAHPSVNEKAMLLRRGYNYVEGNDELGRLNAGLFFMAYQRDPRRQFIPIQRRLAANDLMNEYVRHVSSAIFAVPPGAAEGGFVGSGLFG from the coding sequence GTGCGAGAGAACGACGAACACTCGAGGAGAGGCCTCAGCCGTCGCGGCCTGTTCGGTGTCGCGGGCCTCGCCGCGGGCGGCCTCGCCGTCGGTGGAGCCGCCGGCGCCGCCGCAGGTGCGACGCTCGCCTCAACTGACGCGAACGCGCGCTACCCGTTCTACGGCGCACACCAGTCCGGCATCGTCACTCCCGCCCAGGACCGGCTGCACTTCGCCGCGTTCGACATCGCCGCGTCGTGCGATCGCGCGGGCCTCATCTCGCTGCTCACGGACTGGTCGGATGCCGCGGCGCGCATGACCGCGGGAGAGGACGTCGGCCAGGACGGCGCGACGGGCGGCCCGCTGCAGGCGCCGCCCGAGGACACAGGCGAAGCCTTGGGCCTCCCGGCATCCGCCCTGACCATCACGATCGGCTTCGGCCCGAGCCTGTTCACCGACGCCGACGGCGCCGACAGGTTCGGCATCGCCGACCGTCGACCTTCCGCGCTCGTCGACCTGCCGCACTTCTCCGGTGACATACTCGACCCGGCCATCTCCGGCGGCGATGTGTGCATCCAGGCGTGCGCCGACGACCCGCAGGTCGCGGTGCACGCCATCCGCAACCTCTCGCGCATCGCGTTCGGTCGCGCCGCACTGCGCTGGTCGCAGCTCGGCTTCGGGCGCACTTCGTCCACGTCAACCAGCCAGCAGACGCCGCGGAACCTCTTCGGCTTCAAAGACGGCACCGCCAACGTGAAGGCGGAGAACGGCGACGACGTCCAGACGGCTGTCTGGGCCGACGCGGCCGACGGAACCGAGTGGATGGCGGGAGGCTCATACCTGGTCACGCGGAAGATCCGCATGATCATCGAGACCTGGGACCGTGCCTCGCTCGGCGAGCAGCAGCGGATCATCGGCCGCACGAAGGGCGAGGGCGCTCCGCTCAGCGGCGGCACAGAATTCACCGAGCCCGACTTCGACCGCACCGTCGACGGCGCGCCCGCGATCGACCCGCACTCGCACGTGCACCTCGCCCACCCGAGTGTCAACGAGAAGGCGATGCTCCTGCGCCGCGGCTACAACTACGTGGAGGGCAACGACGAGCTCGGTCGGCTCAACGCCGGACTGTTCTTCATGGCGTATCAGCGCGACCCGCGCCGCCAGTTCATCCCCATCCAGCGGCGCCTGGCGGCGAACGATCTCATGAACGAGTACGTGCGGCACGTGAGCTCGGCGATCTTCGCCGTGCCGCCGGGGGCCGCGGAGGGCGGGTTCGTCGGCTCCGGCCTGTTCGGCTGA
- the efeO gene encoding iron uptake system protein EfeO translates to MRRTILLIPATVAAALALAGCVPNNVAGDALTVDIADDSCQVSAATATAGAIKFTATNSGTDVNEFEILAEDMLRIVGEKENITPGQTVDYVVHLEPGTYYTECKLGMVGEGVGTSKFTVTGTAAKTDAGRQEQIDAAVTNYVSYVKDQVGELVGDVKDFTDAYAAGDDAKARSLYAAARVHYERIEPTAEAFGDLDPKIDFREPMASEDGIPFTGFHRIEKDLWAPEGFTPSTPAERTELADGLVQNVQKLYDLVYAKDFTIGIADISNGAIGLLDEVASTKITGEEDEFSHTDLSDFQANVEGASVAYANVRDLAVSTGADGKALATTIDARFDALNALLGQYGSLDAGFVSYTELSTANVKELSDAINALSEPLSQLTHTVLGISE, encoded by the coding sequence ATGAGAAGAACGATCCTGCTCATCCCCGCGACCGTTGCCGCCGCGCTCGCTCTCGCCGGCTGCGTGCCGAACAACGTCGCGGGGGACGCTCTCACCGTCGACATCGCGGACGACTCGTGCCAGGTGTCAGCGGCGACCGCCACGGCGGGCGCGATCAAGTTCACGGCGACGAACAGCGGAACCGACGTCAACGAGTTCGAGATCCTCGCCGAGGACATGCTGCGCATCGTCGGCGAGAAGGAGAACATCACACCCGGGCAGACGGTCGACTACGTCGTGCACCTCGAACCCGGGACGTACTACACCGAGTGCAAGCTCGGCATGGTGGGCGAAGGCGTCGGCACGTCGAAGTTCACCGTCACGGGGACGGCAGCGAAGACCGACGCCGGCCGCCAGGAGCAGATCGACGCGGCCGTCACGAACTACGTGTCGTACGTCAAGGACCAGGTGGGCGAGCTCGTCGGCGACGTGAAGGACTTCACCGACGCGTATGCCGCCGGCGACGACGCGAAGGCGCGTTCGCTGTACGCCGCCGCACGCGTGCACTACGAGCGCATCGAGCCCACCGCCGAGGCGTTCGGGGACCTCGACCCGAAGATCGACTTCCGCGAGCCGATGGCGAGCGAGGACGGCATCCCCTTCACGGGCTTCCACCGCATCGAGAAGGACCTCTGGGCGCCGGAGGGCTTCACCCCGAGCACTCCCGCCGAGCGCACGGAGCTCGCGGACGGTCTCGTGCAGAACGTGCAGAAGCTCTACGACCTGGTCTACGCGAAGGACTTCACCATCGGCATCGCCGACATCTCCAACGGCGCCATCGGCCTGCTCGACGAGGTCGCGTCCACGAAGATCACGGGCGAGGAGGACGAGTTCAGCCATACGGACCTGTCCGACTTCCAGGCGAACGTCGAGGGCGCCTCCGTCGCCTACGCCAACGTGCGCGACCTCGCCGTCTCGACGGGCGCGGACGGCAAGGCCCTCGCGACGACCATCGACGCTCGGTTCGACGCGCTCAACGCGCTTCTCGGCCAGTACGGCAGTCTCGACGCCGGCTTCGTCTCCTACACGGAACTGTCGACGGCGAACGTGAAGGAGCTCTCCGACGCGATAAACGCCCTCTCGGAGCCGCTCTCGCAACTGACGCACACCGTGCTCGGCATCTCGGAGTAG
- a CDS encoding penicillin acylase family protein, which produces MAHSLRRHPIAAFFLWLLVAVVILALVAAGFALWTVQRSFPTTDGEMDLPGLEQPVTVQRDENGIPQITAKTAHDLFMAQGFVQAQDRFWEMDFRRHVTSGRLAELFGESQVGTDSFIRTLGWRDVAEKEVAALDDTSLGYYKAYADGVNAYLGSRSGADLSLEYAVLGLQNSGYSPEKWTPADSVAWLKAMAWDLRSNLEQEIDRALLSTKLTSSQVAQLYPAYPYDENPTIVTAPSVQSMTDAATRTTAAPDAAVGEVTGQLEALKSLLDGVPSLLGDAGSDIGSNSWVVSGEHTATGKPLLANDPHLGPVMPSVWYQMGLHCETVGKACPFDVAGFTFSGLPGVVIGHNDDIAWGFTNLGPDVADLFIEKVSDTSDSYELDGEQHPLSTRTETIRVAGGDDVKLTIRATERGPLVSDLTSAFQTITKTAGKAEDLGDGQSYGLSLQWTALTPGNTARAVFAMNAATDWDSFRDAATLFDVPSQNLLYADTEGNIGYQAPGQVPIRKTGDGTVPKPGWTSENGWSGFIAFEQLPHTFNPPAGYIVTANNAAVGPDYPHLITRDWDAGYRAERITTLLTDLIDSGHAITANDMSEVQADNHNAIAEKLVPYLLVVEPNGNAITGRNLLKNWDFSDDADSAASAYFNMVWKNLLEQVFAPKLPASSPPAGSARWFQIVASLLPHQNSDWWGEGKDVTTRDQALIRAMDTAWDDAVERMGSDTSTWTWGSLHTLTIRNASFGESGIGLIESLFNRGPYELAGGSSVVDATGWDASQGYEVNWVPSMRQVIDLSDFDASTWINLTGASGHAYHPNYVDQAPLWAEHKTLPWAFTSKAVTDAATHTLELSPRR; this is translated from the coding sequence GTGGCTCATTCCCTGCGCCGACACCCGATCGCGGCGTTCTTCCTGTGGCTGCTCGTCGCCGTCGTGATCCTCGCTCTCGTCGCCGCGGGATTCGCGCTGTGGACGGTGCAGCGCTCGTTCCCCACCACCGACGGCGAGATGGACCTGCCGGGTCTCGAGCAGCCCGTCACGGTGCAGCGCGACGAGAACGGCATCCCGCAGATCACGGCGAAGACGGCGCACGACCTGTTCATGGCGCAGGGCTTCGTGCAGGCGCAGGATCGGTTCTGGGAGATGGACTTCCGCCGCCACGTCACGTCGGGGCGGCTCGCGGAGCTGTTCGGCGAGAGCCAGGTGGGCACCGACTCGTTCATCCGCACGCTCGGCTGGCGCGACGTCGCCGAGAAGGAAGTCGCCGCTCTCGACGACACGTCGCTCGGCTACTACAAGGCGTACGCCGACGGCGTGAACGCCTACCTCGGCTCCCGCTCCGGCGCCGACCTGTCGCTCGAGTACGCGGTGCTCGGTCTGCAGAACTCCGGCTACTCCCCCGAGAAGTGGACGCCCGCCGACAGCGTCGCCTGGCTCAAGGCCATGGCCTGGGACCTGCGCTCGAATCTCGAGCAGGAGATCGACCGGGCGCTGCTGTCGACGAAACTCACGAGTTCCCAGGTCGCGCAGCTCTACCCCGCCTACCCCTACGACGAGAATCCGACGATCGTCACGGCGCCGAGCGTGCAGTCGATGACGGATGCCGCGACGCGCACGACCGCTGCGCCCGACGCAGCCGTCGGCGAGGTGACCGGGCAGCTCGAGGCGCTCAAGTCACTGCTTGACGGGGTGCCGAGCCTGCTCGGCGACGCGGGAAGCGACATCGGCTCGAACTCGTGGGTCGTGTCGGGCGAGCACACCGCGACCGGGAAGCCGCTTCTCGCCAACGACCCGCACCTCGGCCCCGTGATGCCGTCGGTCTGGTACCAGATGGGACTGCACTGCGAGACCGTCGGAAAGGCCTGCCCGTTCGACGTCGCCGGCTTCACCTTCTCGGGGCTGCCGGGCGTCGTCATCGGACACAACGACGACATCGCGTGGGGCTTCACGAACCTCGGCCCCGACGTCGCCGACCTGTTCATCGAGAAGGTCAGCGACACGAGCGACAGCTACGAGCTCGACGGCGAGCAGCATCCGCTTTCCACGCGCACCGAGACCATCCGCGTGGCGGGCGGCGACGACGTGAAGCTCACGATCCGCGCCACCGAGCGGGGTCCGCTCGTGAGCGACCTGACGAGCGCGTTCCAGACGATCACGAAGACCGCGGGCAAGGCCGAGGACCTCGGCGACGGGCAGAGCTACGGCCTCTCGCTGCAGTGGACGGCGCTCACCCCCGGCAACACCGCGCGCGCCGTGTTCGCGATGAACGCCGCGACCGACTGGGACTCGTTCCGCGACGCCGCGACGCTCTTCGACGTGCCGAGCCAGAACCTGCTCTACGCCGATACCGAGGGCAACATCGGCTACCAGGCCCCCGGGCAGGTTCCGATCCGCAAGACGGGCGACGGCACCGTGCCGAAGCCCGGCTGGACGAGCGAGAACGGCTGGTCGGGGTTCATCGCGTTCGAGCAGCTGCCGCACACCTTCAATCCGCCCGCCGGCTACATCGTCACGGCGAACAACGCGGCCGTCGGCCCGGACTACCCGCACCTCATCACGCGCGACTGGGACGCGGGCTACCGCGCCGAGCGCATCACGACGCTCCTGACGGACCTCATCGACTCCGGCCACGCGATAACCGCGAACGACATGTCGGAGGTCCAGGCCGACAACCACAATGCGATCGCCGAGAAGCTTGTGCCGTACCTGCTCGTCGTCGAGCCGAACGGCAACGCCATCACGGGGCGAAACCTGCTGAAGAACTGGGATTTCTCCGACGACGCCGACAGCGCGGCATCCGCCTACTTCAACATGGTCTGGAAGAACCTGCTCGAGCAGGTGTTCGCCCCCAAGCTGCCCGCGTCGTCTCCGCCGGCGGGCAGCGCGCGCTGGTTCCAGATCGTCGCCTCGCTGCTGCCACACCAGAACTCCGACTGGTGGGGCGAGGGGAAAGACGTGACCACGCGCGACCAGGCGCTCATCCGCGCCATGGACACCGCGTGGGACGACGCCGTCGAGCGCATGGGAAGCGACACGTCGACCTGGACGTGGGGTTCGCTGCACACCCTCACGATCCGCAACGCGAGCTTCGGTGAGTCCGGGATCGGCCTCATCGAGTCGCTGTTCAACCGCGGGCCGTACGAGCTGGCAGGCGGCTCGAGCGTCGTCGACGCGACCGGGTGGGACGCGTCACAGGGCTACGAGGTCAACTGGGTGCCCTCGATGCGTCAGGTCATCGACCTGTCAGACTTCGACGCTTCCACGTGGATCAACCTCACGGGCGCGTCAGGGCACGCGTACCACCCGAACTACGTCGATCAGGCGCCGCTCTGGGCCGAGCACAAGACGCTGCCGTGGGCGTTCACGTCGAAGGCCGTGACGGATGCCGCGACGCACACGCTCGAGCTCAGCCCGCGCCGCTGA
- the fdxA gene encoding ferredoxin: MTYVIALPCVDVKDRACVDECPVDCIYEGDRMLYIHPDECVDCGACEPVCPVEAIYYEDDLPDEWADYYKANVEFFDEIGSPGGAAKVGVIHHDHPIVAALPPQTAQ, encoded by the coding sequence GTGACTTACGTCATCGCCCTTCCCTGCGTCGATGTGAAGGATCGCGCCTGCGTCGACGAGTGCCCCGTCGACTGCATTTACGAGGGCGATCGCATGCTGTACATCCACCCGGATGAATGCGTCGACTGCGGAGCGTGCGAACCGGTGTGCCCGGTCGAGGCGATCTACTACGAAGACGACCTCCCCGACGAGTGGGCCGACTACTACAAGGCGAACGTCGAGTTCTTCGACGAGATCGGGTCCCCGGGCGGTGCGGCGAAGGTCGGCGTCATCCACCACGACCACCCGATCGTGGCGGCGCTTCCGCCGCAGACGGCTCAGTAG